In Cryptomeria japonica chromosome 10, Sugi_1.0, whole genome shotgun sequence, a genomic segment contains:
- the LOC131031527 gene encoding phospholipase A1-Igamma1, chloroplastic, producing the protein MMNLRINLVNQSTGILPNVPCLSMGSKRNKQRQRVSASSATQMLTTLEKEYKKKSGSPNEYPHSHHKDINTERKSKRKLSDVWREVQGSNNWEGLLEPMDRLLRSELIKYGELAQACYDAFDFDPYSKYCGSSKYNRRTMLQDLGLSLSGYKITKYLYATSNINLPNFFKKSRAGEKLWSNHANWMGFVAVAEDEQEIKRLGRRDIVIAWRGTVTRLEWLADLMDFLKPAGFHSEHPDPRVKVESGFLNLYTACEKNCRFAKSSAQEQIHAEVRRLIEMYKGEKLSITITGHSLGSALAMLSAYDIAEMGVNEKENENEKIPITVFSFAGPRVGNSAFKERLEQLGVKILRVVNAHDRVPKVPGVLFNEHFQLLRDWIDKLPWSYSHVGVELELDHTKSPFLRPTSDPSCFHNLEAHLHLLDGYHGQQERFRLASGRDPALVNKAADFLEDHFHIPPFWRQDHNKGMVRNAEGRWVQPQRIKSHLV; encoded by the coding sequence ATGATGAATTTGAGGATTAACCTTGTGAACCAAAGCACAGGCATTCTGCCCAACGTGCCTTGTCTGAGCATGGGAAGCAAGCGCAACAAGCAGAGACAGAGAGTATCAGCCTCGAGTGCAACACAAATGCTGACCACGCTGGAAAAGGAGTACAAGAAAAAGAGCGGGAGCCCAAACGAGTATCCTCATTCCCACCACAAGGATATAAACACAGAGAGAAAGAGCAAAAGAAAGCTGAGCGATGTATGGAGGGAAGTGCAGGGTTCGAATAATTGGGAGGGCCTGCTAGAGCCAATGGACCGTCTCCTCCGCAGCGAGCTCATAAAATACGGAGAGCTTGCTCAGGCGTGCTACGACGCATTTGACTTCGATCCCTATTCCAAATACTGCGGCAGCTCCAAGTACAACCGCAGGACCATGCTCCAGGATCTCGGCCTTTCCCTCTCCGGCTATAAAATCACAAAGTATCTCTACGCAACCTCCAACATCAATCTTCCCAATTTCTTCAAAAAATCCCGGGCGGGGGAGAAATTGTGGAGCAATCATGCAAACTGGATGGGGTTCGTGGCCGTGGCTGAGGACGAGCAGGAAATAAAGAGACTCGGGCGGCGCGACATTGTGATCGCGTGGAGAGGCACCGTGACTCGTCTGGAGTGGCTGGCGGATCTCATGGATTTCCTCAAACCCGCCGGTTTCCATTCTGAACATCCCGACCCCCGCGTCAAAGTGGAATCGGGGTTTCTGAACCTGTACACCGCCTGCGAGAAAAACTGCCGCTTCGCCAAATCCAGCGCGCAGGAGCAAATACACGCGGAGGTTAGAAGACTGATCGAGATGTACAAGGGAGAAAAGCTGAGCATAACAATCACGGGCCACAGCCTTGGGAGCGCCCTCGCAATGCTTAGCGCATACGACATTGCAGAGATGGGAGTTAACGAGAAGGAGAATGAGAATGAGAAGATTCCCATCACCGTCTTCTCCTTCGCAGGCCCACGGGTGGGTAATTCCGCCTTCAAGGAGCGCCTGGAGCAGTTGGGGGTCAAAATCCTGCGAGTGGTTAACGCCCACGACAGGGTTCCAAAGGTTCCTGGAGTCCTGTTCAACGAGCATTTTCAATTACTGAGAGACTGGATCGACAAGCTTCCCTGGAGCTACTCTCATGTGGGAGTGGAGCTGGAGCTGGATCACACCAAATCCCCCTTCCTCCGACCCACAAGCGATCCGTCGTGCTTCCACAACTTGGAGGCGCATCTCCATCTCTTGGACGGATATCACGGCCAACAAGAGCGATTTCGCCTGGCCAGTGGACGGGATCCTGCTCTTGTCAACAAGGCAGCTGATTTCTTAGAAGACCATTTCCATATCCCGCCATTCTGGAGACAAGACCACAACAAGGGTATGGTCAGAAACGCCGAAGGCAGATGGGTTCAACCCCAAAGAATCAAATCCCACCTTGTCTAA